A window of Kyrpidia spormannii genomic DNA:
CCACGGGCAAGGTGTTGTTTCAGTATCAAGAAGTCGCCGCGGTCGTCGCCGAGACGCGCGCTCAGGCGGAGGACGCCCTCCAGTTGATTGAGGTCGATTACGAACCTTTGCCGGTCGTGGTGGATCCATTCAAGGCCCTTGAGCCGGACGCCCCCATTCTCCGGGAAGACAAAGAGAAGAAGTCAAACCACATCTTCCACTGGGAAGCGGGAGACCGCGAGCAAACCGAGGCCCTTTTCCGCGACGCGCCGGTGATCGTCAAGCAGGATGTGCGCTTTCCCCGCGTCCATCCTTCACCGCTCGAACCGTGTGGGTGCGTGGCCGACTACAATTCCGCCACGGGGAGGTTGACTTTTTATGTCACTTCCCAGGCGCCGCACGCCCACCGGACGGTGCTCGCGATGGTCAGCGGCCTTCCCGAACACCAGATCCATGTCATTTCACCCGATGTCGGAGGCGGCTTTGGAAACAAAGTCCCCGTATATCCAGGCTACGTCTGTGCCATCGTCGCTTCCCTGAAATTGGGCGTCCCCGTGAAGTGGATTGAAACCCGCACCGAAAATATTACCAGCACCAATTTTGCGCGCGACTACCACATGACCGCCGAGATCGCGGCCCGGGAGGACGGCCGCGTGTTGGCGCTCCGGGTGAAGACGGTCGCCGACCACGGTGCTTTTGACGCCGCCGCCGATCCGTCCAAATTCCCGGCCGGACTATTCAGTATTGTGACAGGATCCTATGATTTCAGATCAGCATTTGTCGAGGTGGACGGAGTTTATACGAACAAAGCTCCGGGCGGGGTGGCCTATCGCTGTTCATTCCGCGTCACAGAAGCCTCATACCTGATTGAACGCGTGATGGATGTATTGGCTCGGCGGTTGCAGATGGATCCGGCCGAGCTGCGCCTCCGCAATTTCATCCGGAAGGATCAGTTCCCGTATCACTCGCCGACCGGATGGGTCTACGACAGCGGAGACTACGAAAAAACACTGAATCTCGCGCTGCAGCGCATCGGATACGCCGAACTGCGCAAAGAACAGGCGGAAAAGCGCGCCCGGGGAGAATTCATGGGGATCGGCATCTCGACCTTCACCGAGATTGTCGGCGCCGGTCCGGGGCACACCTTCGACATCATGGGGATCAAGATGTTCGACAGTGCCCAGATCCGCGTCCATCCCACCGGCAAAGTGATCGCCCGGCTCGGTGTGCGGCACCAGGGTCAGGGACACGAAACGACCTTTGCCCAAATCATCGCGGAAGAACTTGGACTCAGCGCGGATGACGTGTTGATCGAAGAAGGCGACACCGATACGGCGCCCTATGGGCTGGGCACATACGCCAGCCGCTCGACGCCTACGGCCGGCGGCGCCGCCGCACTCTGCGGGCGCAGGATTCGGGAAAAAGCTCGCAAGATCGCCGCCCATCTGTTGGAGGTCGGCGAAGACGATGTGATCTGGGATGGCCTGGCCTTCACGGTGAAAGGGTTGCCGGGTCGATCGGTCTCGATGAAAGATGTCGCCTTTGCCGCCTACACCAACGTGCCGGAGGGCATGGAACCGGGCTTGGAGGCGACGTACTACTACGATCCTCCGAATCTCACCTTTCCCAACGGGGCTTACATCGCCGTGGTCGACATCGACAAAGGCACGGGTGCCGTCAAGGTTCGGCGTTTCATGGCCGTCGATGATTGCGGCAACGTGATCAATCCCATGATTGTCGAAGGCCAGGTGCACGGAGGTCTCACCGAAGGGTTTGCGATCGCGTTCATGCAAGACATTCCCTACGATGCGGACGGCAACTGTCTGGCGCCGAACTGGATGGATTACCTCGTTCCCACGTCGCTGGACACGCCCCATTGGGAAACGGATCGCACGGTGACGCCGTCGCCGCACCATCCCATCGGTGCCAAAGGGGTGGGCGAATCGCCGAATGTCGGTTCTCCCGCGGCGTTCGTCAATGCGGTGGTGGATGCCCTGTCGCCGCTTGGCGTGGAGCATATCGACATGCCGATTTTTCCGTGGAAGGTATGGAGCATCTTGAGGGAACACGGCATCGACGAGTGATTTCGATCGCCATCCTGGACGGAGGAGGGAAGGCCCGGCGGTTTTGGTGCCGCCGGGCCAAACGGATGGACAATCTCAGGGAGACTGCGAAAAGCTTGGATGAACGGGCCGAACCGTATGTCATGGTGACGGTGGTCCGCCGCAAGAGGCCCAGTTCGGCGACGGTCGGCGATAAAGCCATTGTGACGGCGGACGGCGAGATGAAAGGCTTTGTCGGCGGCCATTGTACGCGGGATCTGGTGATCGGCCAAGCGCAGGAGTGCCTGCGCACCGGCGAGAGCAAACTCGTGCTGGTCACGTCACAGCCGCCTGGCCGGGTGGAGGAAGATGTGACGGTCCTGTCCATGACGTGCGCATCCGAAGGCACGGTGGAACTGTTTCTGGAACCCAAGAACATGGATCCCCCGCTGATCATTGTGGGAACGTCCCCGATCGCCCTCGCCCTGGAAGAATGGGCTCCCCGATTCGCCCTGGCGCCGCTCCGGATCTCTCTGGAAGAGGCGGCACCCGGCGGCGTTGCGGACGAACCGCCGACCAGGCTGCGCAATCAACTGGATCTTCACACCGGCACGGCGGCCTATGGCGTGGTGGCCACGATGGGGGTATACGATGTCGACGGACTGCTGGCCCTGTCCGCCCTGCCGCTCCGGTACCTGGGCTTGGTCACCAGCCCGAAACGCTGGACGGCCATGCGCACCGATCTCACGGCAGCAGGTGCTTCGAGCGAATTCATCGACTTCGTCACAGCACCCGCGGGGTTCGATATCGGCGCCCTGGGGCCCCAAGAGATCGCCCTCAGCATTCTGGCCCAAATCGTGGAGCGCCGCCGCCGCCACGCCCAAGTGCGCTGGCGGGGACAATCGGCCGAAGGGCATCCGGAACCCGACGAGGCCGCGGACAGCCGAGAGCTTGCGGCCCCCCGACAAGTGATCGATCCGGTGTGCGGAATGACCGTGGACTTGGAAAAGTCTCCTCACCGTCTGGTGTTGGACGGAACGATCTACGGGTTTTGCTGCGCCGGGTGTCGGGACCGTTTTGCGCGCGATCCGGAAGCCTATCTGAGCCACGCTTGACGAGGCGCCGCATGGGGATCCGTCGGCAACGGCCGGGCTTTGGGCCGGAGATCGGCGGCGGCACAAGCATTGACTGAAAACATGTGGGGAGGCAAAGCCATGCGAACATATGGAGGAGAATATACCCTTGAGCTGCCGAGGGAAAAGGTTTGGGAGTTTATGACCGATCCCCATCGAGTGGGGCCTTGTATTCCCGATTTGCTCGAATTGAAGGTCGAGAGTGAGAATCGTTTTAACGCTCGCGTAAAGGTGGGCGTCGGACCTGTGCGCGGCAAGTTTGACCTGACCTGTGAACTGTCCGTGATAGAACCGGGAGTGGTGATGGCCCTCCCGATTAAGGGAGGGGGCATGGGCAGCGGGGTCGAGATGAATGTGGAAGTCAGGCTCACTGACGTGGAGAACGGAACCCTTCTGAAATGGCAGTGCGATGCCGTGATCAGCGGACCGATCGCCAGCCTCGGCGGGCGGCTGATTGATGGAGAAGCGCGTAAAATCATTCAAAAGGTATTCGCAAATTTTCAAAAGGCCCTGCTCGCTGCGGCGGCGGAAGCGGAGGCCGCCGTGGCGGACGCGGCCGCACCGGAGGAAGGTTGAACGGCTGGACGTGGAGGATGGACGGATGAACGAGCAGGTGCGCCGACTGCAAGAGGAATTGCGGGAGGCAAACTATGTGGTTGACGAAGGGCTGGCCACTGTCCTGCACTTGGCACAGCGGCTGGCCCGTCCGCTGTTATTGGAAGGCCCTGCAGGTGTGGGAAAAACGGCCCTGGCGAAAGCGCTCGCCACCGTTCGCTCAATAAACCTCGTTCGCCTGCAGTGCTACGAAGGACTGGATGCGAGCCAGGCGTTGTACGACTGGGATTACCCCAAACAGCTGCTGACGGCGCGCGCGGCTTTCTCGGACGGTACCGTGAACCAGGCGGCCCTTTACAGCGAGCCATTTCTCATCGAGCGCCCGCTTCTGCGGGCCCTGCGGGAAAGGCCGGCTCCGGTGCTGCTGATTGACGAAGTGGATCGGGCCGATGAAGAATTCGAGGCGCTGTTGCTGGAATTTCTGTCGGAATTCCAATTGACCATTCCCGAGTTGGGAACGTTCCGCGCCGATGAACCTCCGATGGTATTGTTGACCTCCAATCGCACCCGGGACCTGTCGGACGCCCTGCGTCGGCGCTGTCTGTACGTTTGGGTCGATTACCCGTCTTTGGAACAGGAGGCGGACATTGTCTCTTTACATGTGCCGCGGATCGCGCCCGAACTTGCGAAGCAGATCGCGCGCGCCGTGCGGAGGTTGCGCAAGTTGTCCTTGCTCAAGCCCCCGGGACTGGCGGAATCGATCGATTTTGCCAAGGCACTGATGGAATTAGAAGCGCAGGAATTGAACGAAGGAGTGATCCGGGTGACCCTCGGATGTTTGTTAAAAACCCAGGAAGACCTGGACCTTGTGCGGGAGAGGGGGCTCGACGTGCTATGGAACGCCTGACCGCTGACGGGATTGGCGGGTTGACAGGCGACATCGTCACGCAGGTGACCCACTTCGCGCCTTGGCTGCGAAACTATGGATTTCGCGCCGGGATTTCGGAAACGTTGACCGCCATCGCCGCCCTGGTAGAATTGAACCTTGACCGCATGGACGAAGTCTGCAACGCCTTTCGGGCGATTTACTCCCGAACACCCGCCGAATGGGGCATCTTTCCGAGTTTGTTCGAACGATACTTTTGTGGTCGGGGAGTTCGACTGAAGCAGAAGCGCCGCCTGCAACCGGATGAATCGGTCGGCGGAACCGACACCGGTCGGCGGGTGGAGCGTCCGACGGCGGAAACGGTGCAGGGGTTTCTCGCCGGATATCATCCGGACACTGGTGAGCGGTTCGCATTGCGGGCGGACGATCGGGTGTTAAAGGAGGTCGTTCATCTCACCCGGTTGGCGGTGCGTACGATGAACGCACCGCGCGGCCGCAAGTGGCGATCCCGGGGAAGGGAGAAAATCGATTTGCGCCAAACCATGCGGAGCGCCCTGCGCCGCGCCGGAGAGCCCTTCGTCCTGAAAATGCGCCGGCGCCGTCCCGACAGGCCGCGAATTGTCCTGGCCCTCGACATTTCCGGCTCCATGAAGCCCTATGCGCCGTTTCTCACGTCTCTTGCCTGGTCGTTCACCCGGGCCCGGGCGCGCACGCAAATCTTTCTCTTTTCCACGCGGCTGCTGCGGGTGACGTCGCTCATCGCCCGCAAAGGGGTTTCGGGCATTCCATCATCCGATCTGCCGGGAATGAGAGGCGGCACCCGGATTGGCGGAGCGTTGGAACAATTGCTTCGGCGGTATCCCGGTTTGCTCCATCGCCACACGTGCGTCATCATCGCGTCGGATGGCTATGATGCCGGCCATCCGGAGCGCATGCACAGCTCCATGCGCGACCTGGCGGACCGAGCGGGACGCGTGGTGTGGATCAATCCCCTGCTCGGCGAGCCGGGATATGAGCCGACTTCGACGGGGATGTCGATGGCGTTGCCGTACATCAACGCCTTTGTCGATGTCCACGATGTGGCGACTTGGAAAAAAGCGATACTGGGCGGGGTAATGCGAGGAGCGGCGCCCCAAGCCGCCCCGTTGAAGCGTCAACCATGAATTTTCTCCCGCCCATGCAGGGATTCTCCCAATCGGCCGGATCGCACGGCGAGCAATTCCGACACAATCGAGACCGCCACTTCGTCGATCGTTTCTGCGCCTATATCCAGTCCAATGGGAGCATGGATCGGACCGCTGTCGAAGTCGGCCCCGATATTGCTCAGCATTTCCTGGGTTCGCGACACGGGACCCAGTACGCCGACGAACTTGGGATGGGCTTGCAGCGCCAAACGCAACGCCGCTTCGTCTCGCAATTGCAGGTGGTTCATGATCACCCACCAGCTGGCGGACAGTTGCGCAGGATCCGCTTGATCCGGTTCGACCACCAGGTGTTCGGCCGCGGGAAAACGGCCGGTCCCGTTAAATTCTTTGCGCGGATCGAGCACGGTGACACGAAACCCGCACTTGGCGGCGAGAGCCGCCACGGGCACCGCATCGTGGCCCGCACCGCAGATGATCAGCCGTTCGCTCGGCCGCATCGTGTCGACGTAAAAGCGCCTGCCATCGACAACGGCGACCTCCGCCCTCGTCCGACTCCATACGCGCTGCATCAATTGCTGCGCGACGACTTCTGGCAACGCGTCCCTATCTCCGGCAATTGGATTCGTGCCTTCAAATGCGACGCGGACCCCGGTCGGCAGTTCGATGGCCAACGAGATGACGCGATCTTGGGCCACGGCCTCCCGCACCGATTGCCAAAACGGATCCGAGGAATGAACGGGAAAAATGGCGACTTCCATGGTTCCTTTGCAACCAATCCCGAGGGACCACAACTCGCTTTCACTGAGATCATAATGGACGAGGCGGGGTTTGCCTTCCTCAATGGCTTTTTCCGCCCATCCGTAGAGGTCCGACTCGAGGCAACCGCCGCTGAGGGTTCCCAGCATCTTCCCTTTTTCCGTCATCATCATTTTGGCGCCGGGAAGGCGATAAGCCGAGCCTTTCACCTGGGTAATCGTCAACAGAGCGGTTCGTTCTCCGTCCGACCAGGCCTGTTCTATACGGGCAAACATCTCGCGCGCTTCATCGATCCTTGACACCGTTGATCATCTCCTTGGCTGAACTGGAGACCGATTCGACAACTCATCGAGATGGCTCCCATCCCGGGGAGCCGGGCATGCCGAAGTCGGGCTCGACTTAAAGGTTCGTCTTGGATTCACAAGACTATTGTAGAATATTAGAATGAACTTTTTATATATCCAAATGGGTGTTTCTTCATACCCGGTCGGTGACGGACTTTGGGACTCATTATACAGAGAAAGGTGGTCAACATCGTGGATCGACTGTACCGGACAACGGGATGGAGCTGTGCATGGGGCAGCTTTTCCGCAGCTCTCTTCGGCGGCATCCTCGATTTCCTGACGGGTACATCCGGGCTTTTGACGCTGATCCTCGCCGGCACAGGTTCCCTTTCCGGCAGTTATTTGGGACTCAGGATCGGATTGAAAGATGTCCAAGATCTGTTGTCTTCGACGAACCACCCTTTTGAGGTCATCGGAATCCACAAGCAACATGGAGCCATGTGGTCCCTGATGGGTGCCATGGTGGGCGGAGTGGTCGGATCGACGGTCGGGACGGTCCTGGCTGCCGTTGGATGGGTGTTGTTCATGCGTCGTGTGCCCGACATGATGGGTTTTATGTCGATTGTCAACGTCATGATGGGAGGCGGAATGGGCGGTATGACCGGAGGGGTGGTCGGTGCGTGGCGGAGCGCCGTTCGCGTCGGATTCGTCGGAGAAAAAAGAGAGTTGCCATTGTCGGGTGAAAAGACGAAGTCGGAGGTGTGAGGGCCTGCTCAACCAACGGACTGAATCCAGACGCGCTGAGCCGGGACCATCGCAGACCGGACCACCCGGCCTCCATGTCCCCCGCCATCATGACCGATCTCCTGCGCCGCGAACTGCAGTTTCACGGTATGATCATCGATGACATGACCATGGCGCCATCGTACAAAACTATGACATCTCCCAGGCGGCTGTCCAGGCGGTCCGAGCCGGGGCGACTTGGTGTTGGTGGGTCACGATGCATCGAGCAGGAATGGGCGGCTAGCCCCCATCCCGTAACACCACCAGAGATGCGGGCCGCATCCGGCGGTTCATCAAGCTTGACGGAGCCTTCGGTAACGTTCGCTT
This region includes:
- a CDS encoding aerobic carbon-monoxide dehydrogenase large subunit, which encodes MALQQTELRPMGKSIGRKEDPRLIRGKGRYIDDIMLPNMLYMCVLRSPYAHARIRRIDASAALAAPGVKLVITGEDLAGMNLAWMPTMAGDTQMVLATGKVLFQYQEVAAVVAETRAQAEDALQLIEVDYEPLPVVVDPFKALEPDAPILREDKEKKSNHIFHWEAGDREQTEALFRDAPVIVKQDVRFPRVHPSPLEPCGCVADYNSATGRLTFYVTSQAPHAHRTVLAMVSGLPEHQIHVISPDVGGGFGNKVPVYPGYVCAIVASLKLGVPVKWIETRTENITSTNFARDYHMTAEIAAREDGRVLALRVKTVADHGAFDAAADPSKFPAGLFSIVTGSYDFRSAFVEVDGVYTNKAPGGVAYRCSFRVTEASYLIERVMDVLARRLQMDPAELRLRNFIRKDQFPYHSPTGWVYDSGDYEKTLNLALQRIGYAELRKEQAEKRARGEFMGIGISTFTEIVGAGPGHTFDIMGIKMFDSAQIRVHPTGKVIARLGVRHQGQGHETTFAQIIAEELGLSADDVLIEEGDTDTAPYGLGTYASRSTPTAGGAAALCGRRIREKARKIAAHLLEVGEDDVIWDGLAFTVKGLPGRSVSMKDVAFAAYTNVPEGMEPGLEATYYYDPPNLTFPNGAYIAVVDIDKGTGAVKVRRFMAVDDCGNVINPMIVEGQVHGGLTEGFAIAFMQDIPYDADGNCLAPNWMDYLVPTSLDTPHWETDRTVTPSPHHPIGAKGVGESPNVGSPAAFVNAVVDALSPLGVEHIDMPIFPWKVWSILREHGIDE
- a CDS encoding XdhC family protein, which gives rise to MEHLEGTRHRRVISIAILDGGGKARRFWCRRAKRMDNLRETAKSLDERAEPYVMVTVVRRKRPSSATVGDKAIVTADGEMKGFVGGHCTRDLVIGQAQECLRTGESKLVLVTSQPPGRVEEDVTVLSMTCASEGTVELFLEPKNMDPPLIIVGTSPIALALEEWAPRFALAPLRISLEEAAPGGVADEPPTRLRNQLDLHTGTAAYGVVATMGVYDVDGLLALSALPLRYLGLVTSPKRWTAMRTDLTAAGASSEFIDFVTAPAGFDIGALGPQEIALSILAQIVERRRRHAQVRWRGQSAEGHPEPDEAADSRELAAPRQVIDPVCGMTVDLEKSPHRLVLDGTIYGFCCAGCRDRFARDPEAYLSHA
- a CDS encoding CoxG family protein, which translates into the protein MRTYGGEYTLELPREKVWEFMTDPHRVGPCIPDLLELKVESENRFNARVKVGVGPVRGKFDLTCELSVIEPGVVMALPIKGGGMGSGVEMNVEVRLTDVENGTLLKWQCDAVISGPIASLGGRLIDGEARKIIQKVFANFQKALLAAAAEAEAAVADAAAPEEG
- a CDS encoding AAA family ATPase; the encoded protein is MNEQVRRLQEELREANYVVDEGLATVLHLAQRLARPLLLEGPAGVGKTALAKALATVRSINLVRLQCYEGLDASQALYDWDYPKQLLTARAAFSDGTVNQAALYSEPFLIERPLLRALRERPAPVLLIDEVDRADEEFEALLLEFLSEFQLTIPELGTFRADEPPMVLLTSNRTRDLSDALRRRCLYVWVDYPSLEQEADIVSLHVPRIAPELAKQIARAVRRLRKLSLLKPPGLAESIDFAKALMELEAQELNEGVIRVTLGCLLKTQEDLDLVRERGLDVLWNA
- a CDS encoding vWA domain-containing protein, whose amino-acid sequence is MERLTADGIGGLTGDIVTQVTHFAPWLRNYGFRAGISETLTAIAALVELNLDRMDEVCNAFRAIYSRTPAEWGIFPSLFERYFCGRGVRLKQKRRLQPDESVGGTDTGRRVERPTAETVQGFLAGYHPDTGERFALRADDRVLKEVVHLTRLAVRTMNAPRGRKWRSRGREKIDLRQTMRSALRRAGEPFVLKMRRRRPDRPRIVLALDISGSMKPYAPFLTSLAWSFTRARARTQIFLFSTRLLRVTSLIARKGVSGIPSSDLPGMRGGTRIGGALEQLLRRYPGLLHRHTCVIIASDGYDAGHPERMHSSMRDLADRAGRVVWINPLLGEPGYEPTSTGMSMALPYINAFVDVHDVATWKKAILGGVMRGAAPQAAPLKRQP
- a CDS encoding XdhC family protein, with the translated sequence MSRIDEAREMFARIEQAWSDGERTALLTITQVKGSAYRLPGAKMMMTEKGKMLGTLSGGCLESDLYGWAEKAIEEGKPRLVHYDLSESELWSLGIGCKGTMEVAIFPVHSSDPFWQSVREAVAQDRVISLAIELPTGVRVAFEGTNPIAGDRDALPEVVAQQLMQRVWSRTRAEVAVVDGRRFYVDTMRPSERLIICGAGHDAVPVAALAAKCGFRVTVLDPRKEFNGTGRFPAAEHLVVEPDQADPAQLSASWWVIMNHLQLRDEAALRLALQAHPKFVGVLGPVSRTQEMLSNIGADFDSGPIHAPIGLDIGAETIDEVAVSIVSELLAVRSGRLGESLHGREKIHG